From the genome of Rhineura floridana isolate rRhiFlo1 chromosome 7, rRhiFlo1.hap2, whole genome shotgun sequence, one region includes:
- the TBCCD1 gene encoding TBCC domain-containing protein 1 isoform X2, whose protein sequence is MSTCTVVFLLLKKCVCKKQIIGFREFNVRVLWMAKMDRLAVNLWVKMEPFIVGALQIPPPSKFSMHYLRKMSTYVRIRASEGCYPYLSWPMWRHIACGKLQIEKNLAWLYFELFNSLVDRTSEERLEWAEVISCCATEEEAEKQKNKQLNKVSLRTSLLGDEWPNPRSKYYSLTGESTNQIKNWNDNYQQDFVQHHLQDLLELLLDPEQLTASLHSTHNSLVSLEAVRALGFLIEGCVNKSRTVHPLHELALWQPLHAKSGFSKISKAFSFPKLETWLRACLTGNPFGTSACLKSGKKLAWAQQVEGTTKRAKIACNTHMVPLAHRIVVMSQVYKQTLAKSSDTLEDTHVKIHRCCESFIYLLSPLRSVTIEKCRNSTFVLGPVQTVVHLHSCDSVKLIAVCHRLSLSSTTSCTLHVLTPTRPLILLGNQAITFAPFHTHYPMLEDHMGRTGLATVPNYWDNPMLVCKENCDRNVFRLLPPSEFYPFVVPFEMEGDTTEIPGGLPPAYQKALSQREQRIQIWQKTVKEAGLTKEQRKTFQVLVENKFYEWLIHTGSRQQLDSLVLPAAVSKQAAG, encoded by the exons atgtccacatgtacagtcgtctttttgttgctcaaaaaatgtgtttgcaagaaacaaataattggcttcagagaattca ATGTGAGAGTTCTGTGGATGGCAAAAATGGATCGACTTGCAGTTAATCTGTGGGTGAAGATGGAACCTTTTATAGTGGGAGCCTTGCAAATCCCACCTCCCTCCAAGTTTAGCATGCATTATCTCCGGAAGATGTCAACGTATGTCCGAATACGTGCCAGTGAAGGCTGTTATCCATATCTTTCCTGGCCTATGTGGAGACACATTGCTTGTGGGAAGCTGCAGATAGAAAAGAACCTGGCTTGGTTATACTTTGAATTATTCAACAGTCTTGTTGATCGGACTTCAGAGGAgcgactggagtgggcagaggtgATATCCTGCTGTGCAactgaggaggaggcagagaagcaaAAGAATAAG CAACTAAACAAGGTATCCCTGAGAAcatccctacttggagatgaGTGGCCAAATCCTAGATCCAAGTATTACAGTCTGACTGGAGAATCCACCAATCAGATTAAG AACTGGAATGACAACTACCAGCAAGACTTTGTCCAGCACCATCTCCAAGATCTTCTGGAATTGTTACTGGACCCAGAGCAGCTCACTGCCTCCTTGCACTCTACCCACAATAGCCTGGTGTCGCTTGAGGCTGTTCGTGCTCTTGGCTTCCTTATTGAAGGATGTGtgaacaaaagcaggactgtcCACCCTCTGCATGAGCTTGCACTCTGGCAGCCATTACATGCAAAAAGTGGTTTCTCAAAGATCTCCAAAGCCTTCTCCTTCCCCAAGCTTGAGACCTGGCTGAGGGCTTGTCTGACTGGGAATCCATTTGGGACATCAGCCTGTCTCAAGTCTGGGAAGAAACTTGCATGGGCACAGCAAG TTGAAGGAACAACCAAGCGAGCGAAGATAGCCTGTAATACTCATATGGTCCCTTTAGCACACCGTATAGTGGTAATGAGCCAAGTTTACAAGCAAACATTGGCAAAAAGTTCAGATACCCTAGAAGATACTCACGTGAAGATTCATCGCTGCTGTGAATCCTTCATCTATTTGCTTTCTCCACTGAG ATCTGTCACCATTGAGAAGTGCAGGAATAGCACCTTTGTCCTTGGCCCAGTGCAGACAGTAGTTCACCTCCACAGCTGTGACAGTGTCAAACTTATTGCTGTTTGCCATCGTCTGTCTCTGTCATCAACCACCAGTTGTACCTTGCATGTTCTCACCCCAACTAGACCTCTCATCTTATTGGGTAACCAAGCAATAACCTTTGCCCCCTTCCACACCCATTATCCAATGCTTGAGGACCACATGGGCAGGACTGGCCTGGCTACAGTGCCTAACTATTGGGATAATCCAATGTTAGTATGCAAAGAGAACTGTGATCGGAATGTCTTCAGACTCCTCCCACCATCAGAGTTTTACCCCTTTGTTGTTCCATTTGAAATGGAAGGAGACACAACAGAAATACCTGGTGGGCTGCCACCTGCATACCAAAAGGCACTGAGTCAACGAGAGCAGAGAATACAGATCTGGCAGAAGACTGTGAAGGAGGCAGGGCTGACGAA GGAACAGAGGAAGACATTCCAGGTATTGGTGGAGAATAAGTTCTATGAATGGCTAATCCACACAGGCAGTCGCCAACAACTTGACAGTCTGGTGCTTCCTGCTGCAGTTTCTAAGCAGGCAGCAGGATAG
- the CRYGS gene encoding gamma-crystallin S → MATINESSGFWEYWQELFKSKGPEAQCFMITFYEGKNFQGRLYESDRDSLDFHSDLSHCNFICVEWDAWAVYEQPNFSGNIYMLTHGEYPEYQYWMGLNDRISSCKSIQLSSGGKYQIQLFEKGDFSGQMHESTEDCPSVMDQFHLWEIHFCKVLDGAWVFYEHPNFCGRHYLLERGEYSKPVEWGLVSPVVQSFRRIAE, encoded by the exons ATGGCTACAATCAATGAATCATCAGGATTCTGGGAATACTGGCAAGAGCTGTTCAAGAGCAAAGGACCTGAGGCACAATGCTTCATG ATCACCTTCTACGAAGGCAAGAATTTCCAGGGGCGGCTCTATGAGTCTGACAGAGACAGTTTGGATTTCCACAGTGACTTGAGCCATTGCAATTTCATCTGTGTGGAGTGGGATGCCTGGGCTGTTTATGAGCAGCCAAACTTCTCAGGGAACATATATATGCTGACTCATGGGGAGTATCCTGAATATCAGTACTGGATGGGCCTAAATGACCGTATCAGCTCATGCAAATCTATTCAATTA TCCAGTGGAGGCAAATACCAGATCCAGCTCTTTGAGAAGGGTGACTTTAGTGGCCAGATGCATGAATCCACAGAAGACTGCCCTTCCGTCATGGATCAGTTTCATCTCTGGGAAATCCACTTCTGCAAAGTCCTGGATGGGGCCTGGGTTTTCTACGAACATCCCAATTTCTGTGGGaggcactatcttctggagagaGGGGAGTACAGTAAACCTGTCGAGTGGGGGTTGGTGTCCCCAGTGGTCCAGTCTTTCCGCCGTATTGCAGAGTAA
- the TBCCD1 gene encoding TBCC domain-containing protein 1 isoform X3: MAKMDRLAVNLWVKMEPFIVGALQIPPPSKFSMHYLRKMSTYVRIRASEGCYPYLSWPMWRHIACGKLQIEKNLAWLYFELFNSLVDRTSEERLEWAEVISCCATEEEAEKQKNKLSVDTLQFLLFLYIQQLNKVSLRTSLLGDEWPNPRSKYYSLTGESTNQIKNWNDNYQQDFVQHHLQDLLELLLDPEQLTASLHSTHNSLVSLEAVRALGFLIEGCVNKSRTVHPLHELALWQPLHAKSGFSKISKAFSFPKLETWLRACLTGNPFGTSACLKSGKKLAWAQQVEGTTKRAKIACNTHMVPLAHRIVVMSQVYKQTLAKSSDTLEDTHVKIHRCCESFIYLLSPLRSVTIEKCRNSTFVLGPVQTVVHLHSCDSVKLIAVCHRLSLSSTTSCTLHVLTPTRPLILLGNQAITFAPFHTHYPMLEDHMGRTGLATVPNYWDNPMLVCKENCDRNVFRLLPPSEFYPFVVPFEMEGDTTEIPGGLPPAYQKALSQREQRIQIWQKTVKEAGLTKEQRKTFQVLVENKFYEWLIHTGSRQQLDSLVLPAAVSKQAAG, translated from the exons ATGGCAAAAATGGATCGACTTGCAGTTAATCTGTGGGTGAAGATGGAACCTTTTATAGTGGGAGCCTTGCAAATCCCACCTCCCTCCAAGTTTAGCATGCATTATCTCCGGAAGATGTCAACGTATGTCCGAATACGTGCCAGTGAAGGCTGTTATCCATATCTTTCCTGGCCTATGTGGAGACACATTGCTTGTGGGAAGCTGCAGATAGAAAAGAACCTGGCTTGGTTATACTTTGAATTATTCAACAGTCTTGTTGATCGGACTTCAGAGGAgcgactggagtgggcagaggtgATATCCTGCTGTGCAactgaggaggaggcagagaagcaaAAGAATAAG TTGTCTGTGGACACTCTACAGTTCCTGCTGTTTCTTTATATTCAGCAACTAAACAAGGTATCCCTGAGAAcatccctacttggagatgaGTGGCCAAATCCTAGATCCAAGTATTACAGTCTGACTGGAGAATCCACCAATCAGATTAAG AACTGGAATGACAACTACCAGCAAGACTTTGTCCAGCACCATCTCCAAGATCTTCTGGAATTGTTACTGGACCCAGAGCAGCTCACTGCCTCCTTGCACTCTACCCACAATAGCCTGGTGTCGCTTGAGGCTGTTCGTGCTCTTGGCTTCCTTATTGAAGGATGTGtgaacaaaagcaggactgtcCACCCTCTGCATGAGCTTGCACTCTGGCAGCCATTACATGCAAAAAGTGGTTTCTCAAAGATCTCCAAAGCCTTCTCCTTCCCCAAGCTTGAGACCTGGCTGAGGGCTTGTCTGACTGGGAATCCATTTGGGACATCAGCCTGTCTCAAGTCTGGGAAGAAACTTGCATGGGCACAGCAAG TTGAAGGAACAACCAAGCGAGCGAAGATAGCCTGTAATACTCATATGGTCCCTTTAGCACACCGTATAGTGGTAATGAGCCAAGTTTACAAGCAAACATTGGCAAAAAGTTCAGATACCCTAGAAGATACTCACGTGAAGATTCATCGCTGCTGTGAATCCTTCATCTATTTGCTTTCTCCACTGAG ATCTGTCACCATTGAGAAGTGCAGGAATAGCACCTTTGTCCTTGGCCCAGTGCAGACAGTAGTTCACCTCCACAGCTGTGACAGTGTCAAACTTATTGCTGTTTGCCATCGTCTGTCTCTGTCATCAACCACCAGTTGTACCTTGCATGTTCTCACCCCAACTAGACCTCTCATCTTATTGGGTAACCAAGCAATAACCTTTGCCCCCTTCCACACCCATTATCCAATGCTTGAGGACCACATGGGCAGGACTGGCCTGGCTACAGTGCCTAACTATTGGGATAATCCAATGTTAGTATGCAAAGAGAACTGTGATCGGAATGTCTTCAGACTCCTCCCACCATCAGAGTTTTACCCCTTTGTTGTTCCATTTGAAATGGAAGGAGACACAACAGAAATACCTGGTGGGCTGCCACCTGCATACCAAAAGGCACTGAGTCAACGAGAGCAGAGAATACAGATCTGGCAGAAGACTGTGAAGGAGGCAGGGCTGACGAA GGAACAGAGGAAGACATTCCAGGTATTGGTGGAGAATAAGTTCTATGAATGGCTAATCCACACAGGCAGTCGCCAACAACTTGACAGTCTGGTGCTTCCTGCTGCAGTTTCTAAGCAGGCAGCAGGATAG
- the TBCCD1 gene encoding TBCC domain-containing protein 1 isoform X1, with product MSTCTVVFLLLKKCVCKKQIIGFREFNVRVLWMAKMDRLAVNLWVKMEPFIVGALQIPPPSKFSMHYLRKMSTYVRIRASEGCYPYLSWPMWRHIACGKLQIEKNLAWLYFELFNSLVDRTSEERLEWAEVISCCATEEEAEKQKNKLSVDTLQFLLFLYIQQLNKVSLRTSLLGDEWPNPRSKYYSLTGESTNQIKNWNDNYQQDFVQHHLQDLLELLLDPEQLTASLHSTHNSLVSLEAVRALGFLIEGCVNKSRTVHPLHELALWQPLHAKSGFSKISKAFSFPKLETWLRACLTGNPFGTSACLKSGKKLAWAQQVEGTTKRAKIACNTHMVPLAHRIVVMSQVYKQTLAKSSDTLEDTHVKIHRCCESFIYLLSPLRSVTIEKCRNSTFVLGPVQTVVHLHSCDSVKLIAVCHRLSLSSTTSCTLHVLTPTRPLILLGNQAITFAPFHTHYPMLEDHMGRTGLATVPNYWDNPMLVCKENCDRNVFRLLPPSEFYPFVVPFEMEGDTTEIPGGLPPAYQKALSQREQRIQIWQKTVKEAGLTKEQRKTFQVLVENKFYEWLIHTGSRQQLDSLVLPAAVSKQAAG from the exons atgtccacatgtacagtcgtctttttgttgctcaaaaaatgtgtttgcaagaaacaaataattggcttcagagaattca ATGTGAGAGTTCTGTGGATGGCAAAAATGGATCGACTTGCAGTTAATCTGTGGGTGAAGATGGAACCTTTTATAGTGGGAGCCTTGCAAATCCCACCTCCCTCCAAGTTTAGCATGCATTATCTCCGGAAGATGTCAACGTATGTCCGAATACGTGCCAGTGAAGGCTGTTATCCATATCTTTCCTGGCCTATGTGGAGACACATTGCTTGTGGGAAGCTGCAGATAGAAAAGAACCTGGCTTGGTTATACTTTGAATTATTCAACAGTCTTGTTGATCGGACTTCAGAGGAgcgactggagtgggcagaggtgATATCCTGCTGTGCAactgaggaggaggcagagaagcaaAAGAATAAG TTGTCTGTGGACACTCTACAGTTCCTGCTGTTTCTTTATATTCAGCAACTAAACAAGGTATCCCTGAGAAcatccctacttggagatgaGTGGCCAAATCCTAGATCCAAGTATTACAGTCTGACTGGAGAATCCACCAATCAGATTAAG AACTGGAATGACAACTACCAGCAAGACTTTGTCCAGCACCATCTCCAAGATCTTCTGGAATTGTTACTGGACCCAGAGCAGCTCACTGCCTCCTTGCACTCTACCCACAATAGCCTGGTGTCGCTTGAGGCTGTTCGTGCTCTTGGCTTCCTTATTGAAGGATGTGtgaacaaaagcaggactgtcCACCCTCTGCATGAGCTTGCACTCTGGCAGCCATTACATGCAAAAAGTGGTTTCTCAAAGATCTCCAAAGCCTTCTCCTTCCCCAAGCTTGAGACCTGGCTGAGGGCTTGTCTGACTGGGAATCCATTTGGGACATCAGCCTGTCTCAAGTCTGGGAAGAAACTTGCATGGGCACAGCAAG TTGAAGGAACAACCAAGCGAGCGAAGATAGCCTGTAATACTCATATGGTCCCTTTAGCACACCGTATAGTGGTAATGAGCCAAGTTTACAAGCAAACATTGGCAAAAAGTTCAGATACCCTAGAAGATACTCACGTGAAGATTCATCGCTGCTGTGAATCCTTCATCTATTTGCTTTCTCCACTGAG ATCTGTCACCATTGAGAAGTGCAGGAATAGCACCTTTGTCCTTGGCCCAGTGCAGACAGTAGTTCACCTCCACAGCTGTGACAGTGTCAAACTTATTGCTGTTTGCCATCGTCTGTCTCTGTCATCAACCACCAGTTGTACCTTGCATGTTCTCACCCCAACTAGACCTCTCATCTTATTGGGTAACCAAGCAATAACCTTTGCCCCCTTCCACACCCATTATCCAATGCTTGAGGACCACATGGGCAGGACTGGCCTGGCTACAGTGCCTAACTATTGGGATAATCCAATGTTAGTATGCAAAGAGAACTGTGATCGGAATGTCTTCAGACTCCTCCCACCATCAGAGTTTTACCCCTTTGTTGTTCCATTTGAAATGGAAGGAGACACAACAGAAATACCTGGTGGGCTGCCACCTGCATACCAAAAGGCACTGAGTCAACGAGAGCAGAGAATACAGATCTGGCAGAAGACTGTGAAGGAGGCAGGGCTGACGAA GGAACAGAGGAAGACATTCCAGGTATTGGTGGAGAATAAGTTCTATGAATGGCTAATCCACACAGGCAGTCGCCAACAACTTGACAGTCTGGTGCTTCCTGCTGCAGTTTCTAAGCAGGCAGCAGGATAG